The following proteins are encoded in a genomic region of Brachypodium distachyon strain Bd21 chromosome 1, Brachypodium_distachyon_v3.0, whole genome shotgun sequence:
- the LOC100826370 gene encoding magnesium-chelatase subunit ChlI, chloroplastic has protein sequence MAPPPLFSPASAPAASPALFSASTSRPLFVTAASAVSARTPSSRRRWGSRRRLTVRNVAAPEASTATKAAGGAKESQRPVYPFPAIVGQDEMKLCLLLNVIDPKIGGVMIMGDRGTGKSTTVRSLVDLLPDISVVVGDPFNSDPYDPEVMGPEVRDRVLKGDSLPVTTAKITMVDLPLGATEDRVCGTIDIEKALTEGVKAFEPGLLAKANRGILYVDEVNLLDDHLVDVLLDSAASGWNTVEREGISISHPARFILIGSGNPEEGELRPQLLDRFGMHAQVGTVRDAELRVKIVEERARFDRDPKSFRQSYLEEQEKLQEQITSARGNLGSVQLDHDLRVKISKVCAELNVDGLRGDIVTNRAAKALAALKGRDTVTVEDIATVIPNCLRHRLRKDPLESIDSGLLVIEKFYEVFS, from the exons atggctcctcctcccctcttctcgccggcgtcggcgcccgccgcctcgccggccctCTTCTCGGCCTCCACCTCCCGCCCTCTCTTcgtcaccgccgcctccgccgtctcaG CCCGGACTCCGTCTTcaaggaggaggtggggatcccgccgccgcctcaccgTGCGCAATGTCGCGGCCCCCGAGGCCTCGACCGCCACCAAGGCGGCGGGGGGCGCCAAGGAGAGCCAGCGGCCGGTGTACCCGTTCCCGGCCATCGTGGGGCAGGACGAGATGAAGCTCTGCCTCCTGCTCAACGTCATCGACCCCAAGATCGGCGGCGTCATGATCATGGGCGACCGCGGCACCGGCAAGTCCACCACCGTCCGCTCCCTCGTCGACCTGCTCCCGGACATcagcgtcgtcgtcggcgaccCGTTCAACTCCGACCCTTACGACCCGGAGGTCATGGGGCCCGAGGTCCGCGACCGCGTGCTCAAGGGCGACAGCCTCCCCGTCACCACCGCCAAGATCACCATGGTCGACCTGCCCCTCGGCGCCACCGAGGACAGGGTCTGCGGCACCATCGACATCGAGAAGGCCCTCACCGAGGGTGTCAAGGCGTTTGAGCCTGGATTGCTTGCCAAGGCCAATAGAGGGATACTGTATGTCGATGAGGTCAATCTGCTCGATGATCATCTGGTGGATGTGCTGCTGGATTCCGCCGCTTCCGGGTGGAACACCGTCGAGAGGGAGGGTATCTCTATCTCCCATCCGGCGCGTTTCATCCTCATTGGGTCCGGTaacccggaggaaggtgagcTCCGTCCGCAGCTGCTCGACCGGTTTGGGATGCATGCGCAGGTTGGTACGGTCAGGGATGCCGAGCTCAGGGTGAAGATTGTGGAAGAGAGGGCTCGGTTCGACAGGGACCCAAAGTCGTTCCGTCAGTCCTACTTGGAGGAGCAAGAGAAGCTCCAGGAGCAGATCACATCTGCTCGGGGTAACCTTGGTTCTGTGCAGCTTGACCATGATCTTCGCGTTAAGATATCCAAGGTGTGTGCCGAGTTGAATGTGGATGGATTGAGAGGAGACATTGTGACTAACAGGGCTGCCAAGGCCTTGGCTGCCTTGAAAGGAAGGGACACTGTCACAGTGGAGGACATCGCAACTGTTATTCCCAACTGCTTGAGGCATCGGCTCCGTAAAGACCCGCTTGAATCAATCGACTCAGGTTTGCTTGTCATTGAGAAGTTCTATGAAGTCTTTAGCTAG
- the LOC100821876 gene encoding uncharacterized protein At4g15970, with amino-acid sequence MKSKTTLLLLLLAAALNTAFFFFLLLFCNSMWGPLTQDPNGRPNPMPEQRRLPPQDDLADLLRRAATEDGTVLMTTLNSAWAAPPGSSFFELFLEGFKQGEGTAYLVKHLLVVAMDGKALDRCNAVHPFCYRFRAAGGGGDNREEDYFAAEQRSMKGAYLEMMWQRNRLQLTVLQLGYNFLFTDMDILWFRDPFPHIPPTAQLVMSSDIFVGDPDSPRNYPNGGLLYARSCDGAIGFYEHWRSSRARFPGTHEQYVFDKIVKEGVPPRLGARVQFLDTDRFGGFCRHGNDLGKVCSMHANCCVGMEKKMFDLKNVLQDWKAYKLNNNTGSWRVPGRCIH; translated from the exons ATGAAGTCGAAGAcaaccctcctcctcctcctgcttgcCGCGGCGCTCAAcacggccttcttcttcttcctcctcctcttctgcaACTCGATGTGGGGGCCGTTAACGCAAGACCCAAACGGGCGCCCAAATCCAATGCCAGAGCAGCGGCGCCTACCGCCGCAGGACGATCTCGCGGATctgctccggcgagcggcgacggaggaCGGGACGGTGCTGATGACGACTCTGAACTCGGCGTGGGCGGCGCCACCGGGGTCATCATTCTTCGAGCTGTTCCTGGAGGGCTTCAAGCAGGGCGAAGGCACGGCGTACCTGGTGAAGCACCTGCTGGTGGTGGCCATGGACGGGAAGGCCTTGGACCGCTGCAACGCCGTGCACCCCTTCTGCTACCGGTTCAgggcagccggcggcggcggcgacaacaGGGAGGAGGACTACTTCGCCGCCGAGCAGAGGTCCATGAAGGGTGCCTACCTCGAGATGATGTGGCAGAGGAACAGGCTTCAGCTCACCGTCCTCCAGCTCGGATACAACTTCCTCTTCACC GACATGGACATCCTGTGGTTCCGGGACCCGTTCCCGCACATACCCCCGACGGCGCAGCTGGTGATGTCATCAGACATCTTCGTCGGCGACCCCGACTCACCGCGGAACTACCCCAACGGCGGCCTCCTCTACGCGAGATCCTGCGACGGCGCCATCGGCTTCTACGAGCACTGGCGGTCGTCGCGGGCACGGTTCCCGGGCACGCACGAGCAGTACGTGTTCGACAAGATCGTCAAGGAAGGCGTGCCCCCTCGCCTCGGCGCCAGGGTGCAGTTCCTCGACACGGACCGCTTCGGCGGGTTCTGCCGCCACGGCAATGACCTGGGAAAGGTCTGCAGCATGCACGCCAACTGCTGTGTGgggatggagaagaagatgttTGATCTCAAGAATGTGCTCCAGGACTGGAAGGCTTACAAGCTGAATAATAACACGGGATCCTGGAGGGTGCCCGGGAGGTGCATACATTAG
- the LOC112270130 gene encoding uncharacterized protein LOC112270130: MRFRPQLVEYSKSPVAGLPRLRPQLAQDMQLIDKPRLRPKLVPHAARQLAAPPPPARPRRLAAPPAPSRFLCPPGMRISDGELHITIPMFRSIKQSIWKRPSKN, translated from the exons ATGCGCTTCCGCCCCCAGCTCGTCGAGTATTCGAAGTCGCCGGTCGCCGGCTTgccgcgcctccgcccccaGCTCGCCCAAGACATGCAGCTCATCGACAAGCCGCGCCTCCGCCCCAAGCTCGTCCCACACGCAGCTCGCCAGCTTgctgcgcctccgcctccagctcGTCCGCGGCGTCTAGCTGCGCCTCCGGCTCCCAGCCGCTTCCTCTGCCCGCCGGGTATGCGCATTTCTGACG GTGAACTGCATATTACAATCCCCATGTTCAGGAGTATTAAACAGAGCATATGGAAACGACCGTCCAAGAATTGA
- the LOC112271877 gene encoding uncharacterized protein LOC112271877, producing MAGPDGELTTKRGPSKGSVAERAASRLSRKKKVAFRPRGDPPVVPMEGGWAHDYLLPSSASPEDPVQLEEAGYFPKGDGILPDGEEFKRDHKRRPGCIVVFSAWFHAGLCVPVHPFLRDFLETYDIRLAQLHPSAIVKLNVFRWLCETALHEEASMKLLLFYFTVEVRDVGDMP from the coding sequence atggcgggacCCGATGGCGAGCTCACGACCAAGAGGGGGCCTTCCAAGGGGTCCGTGGCGGAGCGCGCGGCGAGCCGGCtgtcaaggaagaagaaggtcgcCTTTCGTCCGCGTGGGGATCCTCCGGTTGTCCCGATGGAGGGCGGTTGGGCGCACGACTACCTTCTCCCGTCTTCGGCGAGTCCCGAGGACCCTGTTCAGCTGGAGGAGGCAggatacttccccaagggggatGGTATCCTGCCCGATGGGGAGGAGTTCAAGCGCGACCACAAGCGGCGTCCAGGGTGCATCGTGGTGTTTTCGGCTTGGTTCCACGCCGGCTTGTGTGTGCCCGTCCACCCCTTCCTGCGGGACTTCTTGGAGACGTACGACATCAGGTTGGCTCAGCTCCACCCTTCGGCGATCGTGAAGTTGAACGTGTTTCGATGGCTGTGTGAGACGGCGCTTCACGAGGAGGCTTCAATGAAGTTGTtgctgttctacttcaccgtggaggtgagggatgttggagatatgccctag